In Hemicordylus capensis ecotype Gifberg chromosome 4, rHemCap1.1.pri, whole genome shotgun sequence, the genomic window AAATTAAACTTCTTGTCCAAacataatattgattgattgattaagtgccgtcagattggtgttgactcttagcaaccacatagatagatcatAATATAGTAAGGAGAAGAAAACTCtatggcaggcatccccaaactgcagccctccagatgttgctgaactacaacttccagcatacccagccacaaaaaaattgtgtctagggatgctgggagttgtagcaatatctggagggccacagtttggggatgcctgccctatgGCATCATTTCTGGTACAATTATAAGCATGCACAAAGTAACTGATGTGTTGGCTCAATTTCTCCTTTTTGATGGATTCTACCCAGCATGTCAAGTAATGTTCTGTTAAATCTCTCAGGCTGAAGATCCCTTTGTGGATGGTAAGGGTTAGTGCATGATTTCCTAATACCCAGTCAGGCTAAGCAATTCACCAATCAACAGGCTCTCAGTCCCTTCCTTCCTTGACCAGAATGAATTCATTTGGGTGGTCCATAATGAACAAAAGATTTATCCCAAACAATCTTAGCTATAGTGCTGGCACATTGGTCTTTGGTTGGATAGGCCTGAGTGTAGTGAGTAAAGTGGCCAGTAATCACAAGAATATTGCCAATATTTTTGCCATCATTCTCAAGAATAAGGAAATCCATACAAACTAACTCCAAGGGTGCTTTTGTATTGACAAGGAGAGCTGTTCAACCAGGAAGCGTCTTTCTTTGAATGCATCAAATGCATGCTCTTACAATACTGTTCTATATCTTTGGCTATCCTAGGCCAGTAGAATCTGGCACAAGCAAGGTCCTGCATCCTATCAGTCCCCAAGTGTCCATGTGATAATGAAGAGCTTTCATCACCACTttatagtattatttatttatcatatttctatactgcctgttataaaaatctctaggcagtgtacaaattaaaaacacaacagtaTAAAAATTCACAAAACTTATAAAGCAAAATCACAGATaaaagcacattacattaaaaaatcttccgttaaaagtctgagaaaacaggtacatcttgggagttttcctgaaaacaaacagagaaagggatgctcttatttcaacagggagtctattccaaagtcctggggcagccacagagaaggcccggtcccaagttgccacctaatgagccagtggcaactgtaaccagacctctccaggcGATTTTAGTAGGTGACAGAGTTCATAACAAataagacgctctcttaaataccctggacccaagctgttaagggctttgtaggtaataaccagcactttgtattctggcAGAACAAGCTGACATGTTTTAAAGAAACTAGAGTCCTTAGGGATACGATACAACATGCCATCTTTCATAGTGAGTGATTCTCAAGTTCTTACTAGAATCATCTTCTCCAATGAAAAGTTCCTTTGTGAACAAGGCTTTATCCCACTCTTTAGGGCATTTATCACTTCATTTATAATAGAATCTTTCCTTTGAGCCCTTTGAATatcttctttgctcagttggggCAGTCTTTCTTTGCCTCAGAAACACACTCTGAAGAAGATCCTAAGGTATGGCAGCACAATTAAACTCAGTAGTTTATTGAGCTGACTTAATAGCCTGACATGTAGGTATTTCAATCCATTCATCTTCTGGTTCCTTCAGGAATTCAACAGTCACTTTAATGTAACCATCATAGGGGTATTCATTTTTACTCAACCCCAACAAAGTGAGGCCATCTAAAAGATGAAGAGGTAAGTAAGATAAGTGAGGTTGATAAAATGACTTGTGAAGTATGGACACCTGTGAACCACTAGCCAGTATGGCTTGACTGGATTCTCCATATATTTTCACAGAAATGCCCATCTCAGGACCCACCAGTCCTAATGGAATTTCCTTATTGCTCTTACATCCCTGGGTAGGTAGGGTTGCTTTTTTGAGCCCAGAAGTTTTACTGACCCTTTCTGAAGTTTCCCACCTTCTCCTGGATAAGTCAGTGTGTTACTTCCTCTAGATTCTTAACATTTTGGCACTGAGAGACAAGGTATCTATCTTTTCCAcaacagcttggggctggggtacctgtcggactgcatttacccatatgaacctgccagggccctctgttcatctcaggccctgctcatggtcctGCCACTAACAGAAATCCAGTTGGTGGGGCCTAGCAACACGTTCTTTTTGGTTGTGGTCCCTTGGCTTTGAAacaccctccccgaagagctttgccatgctccccccttcagtattttaaaaaaacaatttaaaacatcttttaaaataaactttaatgttttatctgttgtttatatctggtaggttctttaatttttatagttctcaatttctagctttttaaataacttctaatttgaaacatttaaaatgtaattttaattgttgctttAACTTAGGATTTTAAGTtgtttaacttaacttgtttaattttattagtctcttattttacattgtatctgttttataaatgttgtgagccgtcctgagcagtagtgcactggaggggcagggtataaatattttgaataaataagaaataaataaactatAACAGAACTTACTCTTTTGCAGAGAAGAAGCTGGTAGGCTTCATCTGGAAAATGGTGCTTTTGCTGGATTTCTTGGCAGAGCTCCTTTGAAGGATTCCAAAGCCACTTGCATCTTCTTCATTTGGACTTGCATTTCTTTCACTTGTTTGGCTAGTTGGCTTTCTTGAGACTTGTTTGTAGAAACAACTCCAGTCATGTGAGCACTGACCATTGCTGCTCTGGACATCTTTCTTTCGACCATTTTTGTTGTCTTCATCTTTCACCATTCTCAAGAGgtctgggaaagaaagaggacacTTCTGCTGCTCCCTTAAATGCAAGTTAGTCACAACAAGTTCATCATAAATCACTCCCCTGATAAATTGTTCTGTTCTCATCTGAAAAACTCTAGATGCTTCCGTTCCTCCTCAGGTTTTCACCTTCCTCAGCAATTTATCTAGACACAAAAGAAAATTAGAAACCTTTTCACCAGGATTCTGCCTTAAACTCTTAAACCTGAAATATAGATCCTCTCCTGTGTCAGCAGTACCATGTTTGTCTTCAAGAATTTTTAGATAACCTTTCACTGTAGCATCAGGCCAACTGTCCCTTAAAGCACTGGCCATATCTGCAGCAGGAGTCTTCAAACTTTCCACAATCCTCTTCCTTTTTTCTGCACTAAAACATAAACATTCAGGTAGGATCTGTGTTACCTGATCCAACCAAGAGTCAAAATCATCTTCAACAGTAGGAATAGCCCCCCTAAATGGATGCAACCATTTATAGGTGCTAGTCTCATAATGTGTTTCATAGCCTCCTTAAGAATTTCCCCCACTGCTTCAAAAATAGTTTCAGGTGTTGATGCAGAAGCTAGGGAAAGATTAATCACATCCAAAACATCTTGAGCAATCTTGCCTTCCTGTGATAGGAAAGCATGAAGCTTGCTAGAAAAACTTTCTGAAGAGGATACTGGGCTTACTTGCTCTGAGGAACCAGTTGGTGATCTGATGTAAATTATAGC contains:
- the LOC128323195 gene encoding uncharacterized protein LOC128323195, with amino-acid sequence VESAEKRKRIVESLKTPAADMASALRDSWPDATVKGYLKILEDKHDKLLRKRVFQMRTEQFIRGVIYDELVVTNLHLREQQKCPLSFPDLLRMVKDEDNKNGRKKDVQSSNGQCSHDWSCFYKQVSRKPTSQTSERNASPNEEDASGFGILQRSSAKKSSKSTIFQMKPTSFFSAKEKTPKMYLFSQTFNGRFFNVMCFYL